Below is a window of Thermococcus sp. DNA.
AAAAGCACTACGAGGAGCACAAGGGCAAGCCCTTTTTCGAACCGCTGATCGACTACATCACCAAAGCCCCAAGCGTTGTCATGGTTGTTGAGGGGCGCTACGCCATAAGCGTTGTGAGGAAGATGGCAGGAGCAACAGACCCGAAGGATGCCGAGCCCGGGACGATTAGGGGTGACTACGGCCTCGACGTTGGCGATGCTATCTACAACGTCATCCACGCCAGCGACAGCCCCGAAAGTGCTGAGAGGGAGATAAACCTTTACTTCAAGCCGGAGGAGCTTTTCGAGTACTGGAAGGCCTCCGACTGGTTTTATCATACTCACGCCGAGAGGGGAAAAGAATATATGGACGACATGAGGGGCGAAAAGCCCGCTAGTCAATAACCAAGTCAAGCTTCCCCTTCTTTTTTCTCAGGAACTCCGAATACTCCATAAGCACGCTGGAACACTCCAGAAGGTTTTTTCTGGTTCTCCAAGTGCTGAACCATCCAAGGAGCACCTGAGTGACTATAACGATCCCTCCGTATGCCAGCACCGCAGGGATTCCCTCTGGTATAGTGAAGAGCGCCAGGGAGGGAAGAAAGCCAATTGCCAGCAAGAGCATGGCTTCCTGCCTTCCCCTGTCGGGGATTTTAAGGAGGCATTCAGCAAGCTCCTTCCAGGCTGAAAATTCCTTTACTACAAGCCCTCCCACGAAGAGCAGGTTTCCGGATTTGAAAGCCATTTTACTTCCCCCGTCCGCGTAGCACTCGGCTTCACCCAGGGTTCCGACCTTCTCAACACGGAGGAACCTCAAGGCGATGCCTTCCCTCGGCCAGAGCAGGTAGATGTAGAGTACAAGGCCGGGAAGCAGGAGAAGGGGAGCAGGGTTGCCGAGAGGGCCACGGAACCGGCACTTACCCCAATCGAAAGGTACGCCAGCTGTATCTGACCTCCTCCCCGCCGTGAACGGCGAGGGTTCCAACGACTTAAACCCCTCGCTAACGGGCGGTTCGGTTTACGGGCACTCATCTCCTACTCCCGTTGCCGGTTTCAGTTCAGCCCGAGGGCACGGTCTTGTGCCCGTTACCCCTACCGCTGGGCGGATTGGGGTTATCGCCTTAGAGGCCACTCACGGGTTTCAAACCGCTCGAAGGCGGTTTTAAAAGGACGCCTAACGGCGTCAACCACTCCAAGGCGGAATGGTAACGTGAAACCCCTCCTCTCATCGGGTTGTCCTTGAGTGGCCTCTCTGAGGTCTTACTACACTCCGAAGTTTAAAATGGTTTCGGTGGTTTAAGGGTCGTTGGGTGGTTTATTGCATCCCGCCCTAAAGGGCGAGGCTTTCGGGAGAAAAATGTGAAAGCCGGAACCCCAAAGATTGCCGTAAAAAGCTCGTAGTTCCTGCCCTTCAGCTTCCCGAGTAAGAGCGCGCTCCCCAAACCGATGATAAGCCCCAGTGCGAGCCCTATCGTCCTACCACCCCGAGGAATTACCATGGAGGTTTTTAATCCTTGTCCCGAACCCTTTAAAAGCACCCGGCTGAGTTAGGCTTAGGTGATGGAAATGACCAAGAGGATTAGACAGCCAATCATAGCGGTTCTCGGGCATGTGGATCACGGCAAGTGCCTCCTTCCAGAGGAGAGGGTGGTGCTCCCAAGCACTGGAATGGTCACACTCAAAGACCTCTTTGAAAGGGGCAAAGGCGTCGTTGAAAAGGACGAGGAGAAGGAGGTAAGGCTCCTCGGGGAGAGAGTAATAGGTGCCGTTAGCGACGGAAGACTGGCCCTTCTCAAAAGCCCGTACGTCTGGAGGGTGAGACACAGGGGCAAAATCGTAAGGGTTAAACTCAAGAACTGGCACAGCGTCGGCGTAACCCCCGAACATCCCTTCCTCACAACGAGGGGATGGGTGAGGGCAGACCAGCTCAGGCCCGGAGACTACGTTGCCGTCCCGAGGTTCATC
It encodes the following:
- the ndk gene encoding nucleoside-diphosphate kinase, whose amino-acid sequence is MADRQIERTLVILKPDAVVRGLMGEIISRFERRGLKIVGMKMIWIDRKLAEKHYEEHKGKPFFEPLIDYITKAPSVVMVVEGRYAISVVRKMAGATDPKDAEPGTIRGDYGLDVGDAIYNVIHASDSPESAEREINLYFKPEELFEYWKASDWFYHTHAERGKEYMDDMRGEKPASQ